From Synoicihabitans lomoniglobus, the proteins below share one genomic window:
- a CDS encoding LytR/AlgR family response regulator transcription factor, translated as MPSSNSTPPNMTPCRVIIVDDEPAARRGLKLMLKPEADIEIVGEAGDAETAVKLVRKVRPDLMFLDVQMPGGDGFSVVSAFAPEERPMVVFVTAYDQHALHAFEVHAIDYLLKPFEDDRFQAALVRVREAMRTRETTALNAKVDALIARLADGGGDDGFNDRILVKSSGEIFFLKPSEIDWIEADGDYMKFHVAGKSHLMRETMGRLEARLDPKRFVRIHRSTIVNLDRVRKLSPSFVGEYAVVLQDGTKLKLSRGYQDKLQTHLKGLL; from the coding sequence ATGCCCTCCTCCAACTCCACGCCTCCGAATATGACTCCCTGTCGGGTCATCATTGTCGACGATGAGCCTGCGGCCCGGCGCGGCTTGAAACTCATGCTCAAGCCGGAGGCCGACATCGAAATCGTCGGCGAAGCCGGCGATGCGGAGACGGCGGTGAAGCTCGTGCGCAAGGTCCGGCCCGACCTGATGTTTTTGGATGTGCAGATGCCGGGTGGAGATGGGTTTTCCGTGGTGAGTGCGTTCGCGCCCGAGGAACGCCCGATGGTGGTGTTTGTCACCGCCTACGATCAACACGCGCTGCACGCGTTTGAGGTGCATGCGATCGACTATCTGTTGAAGCCATTTGAGGACGACCGGTTTCAAGCCGCGTTGGTGCGGGTGAGGGAGGCGATGCGCACGCGGGAGACGACGGCGTTGAACGCCAAGGTGGATGCGTTGATCGCCCGTTTAGCCGACGGTGGCGGCGACGATGGCTTCAATGACCGTATTTTGGTCAAGTCATCCGGCGAGATCTTCTTTCTCAAGCCCTCCGAAATCGACTGGATCGAGGCCGATGGTGACTACATGAAATTCCACGTCGCCGGTAAATCCCACCTCATGCGCGAAACGATGGGACGGTTGGAGGCGCGGCTCGACCCCAAGCGCTTTGTGCGCATTCACCGGTCGACAATCGTCAACCTCGATCGCGTGCGAAAACTCAGTCCGTCCTTTGTGGGTGAATACGCCGTCGTGTTGCAGGACGGCACCAAGCTGAAGCTGAGCCGCGGCTACCAGGACAAGCTGCAAACCCACTTGAAGGGCTTGTTGTAG
- a CDS encoding TonB-dependent receptor domain-containing protein, with product MKLNLSARATLSRRSITAYAFGCALTVAPAALAQDSSESGEDTVTLGAYVVTGSHIPTTETAFDARTIPVEIMNRAKIEQAGYTTAGELLQRMTASNAGSVPIANNATGFTPAASSTSLRGLGPDATLVLINGSRVSPYPIGTGGTTAFVDLNSIPVSAIERVEVLKDGASATYGADAVAGVVNIILRRDFEGTEVSLGYGNTSNRDASETTVSVMTGVTGKDGWITAGFNFYNREAIFAADRDYSAVPPFLSSNSSPINIQITREAANEALGQNSDATIPGVPDGSDLFFTSSYSAREGNNGDLPASAYDYGSGRSSSYNFNESAGAYPNYERAGAFLSFEKKVFGSDNLRAYGDLIYQNTQAVNELAPSATGNFANPGGVSIVIPARTANPFLTPGETAAGGRSAAAGAYNPFNPFNQDISGASRARLAEFGNRIYREDTDSMLLTLGIKADSIGNDWTLDMGLRYSRIDTASNDSLVSISRLNRILDANDPIFDPSSSEYIGTTVPYNPFGYYRNPIASNDLVVSYASVNLHNQNESDMGLGYVRLGKGSLFEMPAGDVGFATGIEYRIESLTQSPDALGVSGDVIGSSTANITGADRSIGAIYAEAELPIARDAPGAHALSLTLAGRFEEFYTSHLNTFVPKVGVKWLPFNDEFVIRATYGEGFREPSLYELFASGLTYSLSPVTDPSTGLTEPEQDVTIASSPALAPEETKSTNIGFVWTPDVLKGFTFSMDLWKIERAGTVTVDHQDVINRDFAGETLLPGESVQRDAGGNVILVNGVFRNLGNTDIQGIDFATSYVLPTDAMGRFDFSFSASYLDSIKIQQFPGAPFFEYAGEADDILFDNATGDVSTPGLGDDAYVQWKAQVIVDWSLNAWSASVTGHFTDGYRDFTGNWDPSAPADPTTITAVDSRITWDTQLNYTAFAGSDRWYGDAKLTLGVRNVLDEDPPFVSGWGGNTNGYPGFLYNAEGRFYYLSLTKKL from the coding sequence ATGAAACTGAACCTGTCCGCCCGCGCGACTTTGTCGCGACGGAGCATAACGGCGTATGCATTTGGCTGCGCCCTGACGGTGGCTCCGGCCGCCTTGGCCCAGGACTCCAGTGAGTCCGGCGAAGATACCGTAACCCTCGGCGCTTATGTCGTCACAGGATCCCACATCCCCACCACGGAAACCGCGTTTGATGCGCGCACCATTCCGGTTGAGATCATGAACCGCGCCAAGATCGAACAGGCCGGTTACACCACCGCCGGCGAACTGTTGCAGCGTATGACGGCGTCCAACGCCGGCTCGGTGCCCATCGCCAACAACGCCACCGGCTTCACGCCTGCCGCCTCCTCGACCTCGTTGCGCGGTCTCGGGCCCGACGCGACGCTCGTGCTCATCAACGGCTCGCGGGTTTCGCCATATCCCATTGGCACGGGAGGCACCACCGCGTTTGTCGATCTTAATTCCATTCCGGTCTCCGCGATCGAACGCGTGGAAGTGCTCAAGGACGGTGCTTCCGCCACCTACGGCGCCGATGCCGTCGCGGGCGTGGTCAACATCATCCTGCGTCGCGACTTTGAAGGCACGGAAGTCTCCCTCGGTTACGGCAACACGTCCAATCGCGACGCCTCCGAAACCACGGTCAGCGTGATGACGGGTGTGACCGGCAAGGACGGTTGGATCACGGCGGGCTTCAACTTCTACAACCGGGAGGCGATCTTCGCGGCCGACCGCGACTACTCCGCCGTGCCCCCGTTTCTCTCCAGCAACTCGAGTCCGATCAACATCCAGATCACCCGCGAGGCGGCGAACGAAGCGCTCGGTCAAAATTCCGATGCCACCATTCCGGGCGTGCCCGACGGTTCCGATCTGTTCTTCACGAGTTCGTATTCCGCGCGCGAGGGCAACAACGGCGATCTGCCGGCTTCGGCCTACGACTATGGCAGTGGACGCTCGTCCTCCTACAACTTCAACGAGTCGGCCGGCGCTTACCCGAACTACGAGCGCGCCGGGGCGTTTTTATCCTTCGAGAAAAAGGTTTTCGGCTCCGACAACCTGCGCGCCTATGGCGACTTGATCTACCAAAACACGCAGGCGGTGAATGAGCTCGCCCCATCCGCCACCGGCAACTTTGCCAATCCCGGCGGGGTCTCCATCGTGATTCCCGCGCGCACGGCGAACCCGTTCCTCACTCCCGGTGAAACCGCGGCCGGTGGTCGCTCGGCGGCGGCCGGTGCCTACAACCCGTTCAATCCCTTCAATCAGGATATCTCGGGGGCCTCGCGCGCCCGGTTGGCGGAGTTTGGCAACCGTATTTACCGAGAGGATACGGACTCGATGTTGCTCACGCTCGGGATCAAGGCCGACTCGATCGGCAACGACTGGACGCTCGACATGGGACTGCGCTACAGCCGCATCGACACGGCCTCGAACGACTCGCTGGTCTCGATCTCGCGCCTCAACCGCATCCTCGACGCGAACGATCCGATCTTTGATCCCAGTTCCAGCGAATACATCGGCACGACGGTGCCCTACAATCCGTTCGGCTACTACCGCAATCCGATCGCCAGCAACGATCTCGTCGTGAGCTACGCGTCGGTGAACCTGCACAACCAAAACGAGTCCGACATGGGCCTCGGTTATGTGCGACTGGGCAAAGGCAGCCTCTTCGAAATGCCGGCCGGTGATGTCGGTTTCGCGACCGGCATCGAGTATCGCATTGAATCACTCACCCAGTCGCCCGACGCCCTCGGCGTTTCCGGCGACGTGATCGGCAGCTCGACCGCCAACATCACCGGCGCCGATCGCAGCATCGGCGCGATCTATGCCGAAGCCGAGCTGCCCATCGCGCGCGATGCGCCGGGAGCCCATGCTTTGTCCCTGACGCTGGCCGGTCGTTTTGAAGAATTCTACACCAGCCACCTCAATACCTTCGTGCCCAAGGTCGGGGTGAAGTGGTTGCCGTTCAACGATGAGTTCGTGATCCGCGCCACCTACGGCGAAGGATTCCGCGAGCCGTCGTTGTATGAATTGTTTGCCTCGGGGCTGACCTACTCGCTGTCGCCCGTCACCGACCCGTCCACGGGACTCACCGAGCCCGAGCAGGATGTGACGATCGCCTCCAGCCCGGCGCTCGCGCCCGAGGAGACCAAGAGCACCAACATCGGCTTCGTGTGGACGCCCGACGTGCTCAAGGGCTTCACCTTCTCGATGGATCTCTGGAAGATTGAGCGGGCGGGCACGGTCACGGTCGACCATCAGGACGTGATCAACCGGGACTTCGCGGGCGAGACGCTCCTGCCCGGTGAAAGCGTGCAACGCGACGCCGGCGGCAACGTGATCCTCGTCAACGGGGTGTTCCGCAATCTCGGCAATACCGACATCCAAGGCATCGACTTCGCCACCAGCTATGTGTTGCCCACCGATGCGATGGGGCGTTTCGATTTCTCGTTCAGCGCGAGTTATCTCGATTCGATCAAGATCCAGCAATTCCCCGGCGCGCCCTTCTTCGAGTATGCCGGTGAAGCCGATGACATCCTGTTCGACAACGCCACCGGCGACGTCTCCACCCCGGGCCTCGGCGACGATGCCTACGTGCAATGGAAGGCGCAGGTCATTGTCGATTGGAGCCTGAACGCCTGGTCGGCCAGCGTCACGGGGCACTTCACCGACGGCTATCGCGACTTCACGGGCAATTGGGACCCGTCCGCGCCGGCTGATCCGACGACCATCACGGCGGTGGATTCCCGGATCACCTGGGACACGCAGCTCAATTACACCGCCTTTGCCGGTTCCGACCGGTGGTATGGCGACGCCAAGCTCACGCTCGGGGTGCGCAACGTGCTCGATGAAGATCCGCCCTTCGTGAGCGGATGGGGCGGCAATACCAACGGTTATCCCGGCTTTCTCTACAACGCCGAGGGTCGCTTCTACTACCTGTCGCTGACCAAAAAGCTCTGA
- a CDS encoding efflux RND transporter periplasmic adaptor subunit, which translates to MASSASSPSSSAPAAKKKKKSKTLWWVLGGVVLVLLLAVPIAMKNRGADKGTKVFVAEAALNDVTQFVTATGKIEPEVEVKIAPEVSGEIVELPIAEGDKVNKGALLMRIKDDNYRYQVDQREADLAASRAAAVQSKAQLFKTEADFKRTEDIYAKKLVSEADFLSGKTSVEVAQANYTSAQAQVRRAEGLLAQAKDQLDKTIIYAPMDGTISRLPVEIGERVTGTGGYNASEVMRVADLTNMEVVVQVNENDVVNVKVGNKARIDIDAFPKREFTGKVTEIASTAITTGQNTQSEVTNFEVRIRVDTDGETIKPGMSALADIETATVTQVVTVPIQSVTVRSHEDDKTIDELAEQREADKKANKGEGAATAENLTEQRERERKDKEDLRRVVFVVEGGKVKLIDVETGIADTTNIEIKSGIEAGQQVVSGSYATITRVLKDDMDVTIQKPRGQNEKKDDE; encoded by the coding sequence ATGGCCTCCTCCGCATCCTCCCCGTCGTCGTCGGCTCCCGCCGCCAAAAAGAAAAAGAAGTCCAAAACCCTTTGGTGGGTTCTCGGCGGAGTCGTTCTCGTGCTCCTCCTCGCCGTTCCCATCGCCATGAAAAACCGCGGAGCCGACAAGGGCACCAAGGTCTTCGTGGCCGAAGCCGCGCTCAACGACGTGACCCAGTTCGTCACCGCCACCGGTAAGATCGAACCCGAAGTCGAGGTTAAGATCGCCCCGGAAGTTTCCGGCGAAATCGTCGAGCTCCCCATCGCCGAGGGCGACAAGGTCAACAAGGGCGCGCTGCTCATGCGCATCAAGGACGACAACTACCGCTACCAGGTCGACCAACGCGAAGCCGACCTCGCCGCTTCCCGCGCCGCCGCCGTGCAAAGCAAGGCCCAGCTCTTCAAGACGGAAGCCGATTTCAAACGCACCGAGGACATCTACGCCAAGAAGCTCGTGTCCGAGGCCGACTTCCTGAGCGGCAAAACCTCCGTCGAAGTAGCCCAGGCCAACTACACCAGCGCCCAAGCCCAGGTGCGTCGCGCCGAGGGCCTGCTCGCTCAAGCCAAGGATCAACTCGATAAGACCATCATCTACGCGCCGATGGACGGCACCATCAGCCGTCTGCCCGTCGAGATCGGCGAACGTGTCACCGGCACCGGTGGTTACAACGCCTCCGAGGTCATGCGCGTCGCCGACCTCACCAACATGGAGGTGGTCGTGCAGGTGAACGAAAACGACGTCGTCAACGTCAAGGTGGGCAACAAGGCCCGCATCGACATCGATGCGTTTCCCAAGCGCGAGTTCACCGGCAAGGTCACCGAGATCGCATCGACGGCCATCACCACGGGCCAAAACACGCAGTCCGAAGTCACTAATTTTGAAGTCCGTATCCGCGTCGACACCGACGGCGAGACCATCAAACCTGGCATGAGCGCGCTCGCCGACATCGAGACCGCGACCGTTACCCAAGTCGTCACCGTGCCGATCCAATCCGTGACCGTGCGCAGTCACGAAGACGACAAGACCATCGACGAACTCGCCGAACAGCGCGAAGCCGACAAGAAAGCCAACAAGGGCGAGGGTGCAGCCACGGCCGAAAACCTCACCGAACAGCGCGAACGCGAACGCAAGGATAAGGAAGACCTCCGCCGCGTCGTGTTCGTCGTCGAAGGCGGCAAGGTGAAGCTTATCGATGTCGAAACCGGCATCGCCGACACCACCAACATTGAAATTAAATCCGGCATCGAAGCCGGCCAGCAAGTCGTCAGCGGCAGCTACGCCACCATCACCCGCGTGCTCAAGGACGACATGGATGTGACCATTCAAAAACCCCGCGGCCAAAACGAAAAGAAGGACGACGAGTAA
- a CDS encoding ABC transporter ATP-binding protein, translating into MTAPQPTATRGPLREPGDIVIDIEGVSKLYRMGTETVHALRGVTMTIHRNEYLAIMGPSGSGKSTLMNMLGCLDTPTAGHYAFAGEDVSDMSDDDLADIRNREIGFVFQSFNLLPRSTALHNVELPLIYAGIRAHERRDRAMEALEQVGLGDRTHHRPNELSGGQRQRVAIARALVNRPSIILADEPTGALDSKTGVEIMQLFEELYEKGNTLILVTHEEDIARHARRIVRLRDGLIESDAPND; encoded by the coding sequence ATGACTGCACCACAACCCACCGCCACCCGCGGACCGCTGCGCGAGCCCGGTGACATCGTCATCGATATCGAAGGCGTCTCCAAGCTCTACCGCATGGGCACCGAGACCGTGCACGCCCTCCGCGGCGTCACCATGACGATTCATCGCAACGAATATCTCGCCATCATGGGACCGTCGGGCTCCGGCAAATCGACGCTCATGAACATGCTGGGCTGTCTCGATACGCCCACCGCCGGACACTACGCGTTCGCCGGCGAGGACGTTTCGGACATGTCCGACGACGACCTGGCCGACATTCGCAACCGCGAGATTGGCTTCGTCTTTCAGAGTTTCAATCTGCTCCCGCGGTCCACCGCGCTGCACAACGTCGAGCTCCCGCTCATCTACGCCGGCATCCGCGCCCACGAGCGTCGCGACCGGGCCATGGAAGCACTGGAACAAGTGGGTCTCGGCGACCGCACACATCACCGGCCCAACGAACTCTCCGGCGGCCAACGCCAACGCGTCGCCATTGCGCGCGCTCTCGTCAACCGCCCGTCGATCATCCTCGCCGACGAACCGACCGGCGCGCTCGATTCCAAGACCGGCGTCGAGATCATGCAGCTCTTCGAAGAGCTCTACGAAAAGGGCAACACCCTCATTCTCGTCACGCACGAAGAAGACATTGCCCGCCACGCCCGCCGCATCGTTCGCCTCCGTGACGGCCTCATCGAGTCCGACGCCCCCAACGACTAG
- a CDS encoding ABC transporter permease has protein sequence MKRWFYEFNESVRIAFAQIRANKMRSSLTALGVVIGIVAVTLMVTAILGINKGVDDSFKGFGDDVFYVGKWPWKDTEEWWVYRNRRDIRTTYSEQINAWIKRSPDTALLRAVPNDSTGVNVVRGDLRVSGIFLLGTSHQLSLMSKSDMAEGRFFNEFEDQQGSKVAVIGFDVADALFPNESPLGQTVLVRGAPFRVVGVSARQGSFLGIFSFDSSIIIPIKAYRYNINGRDEGEVRVQYDVTRSDEARDQLRGLMRRIRQLDPEERDDFEINESSTIREQLDPIKNGIATAGLVITGLALFVGAIGIMNITYVSVKERTREIGTRKALGARRRSILLQFLVEAVCICLVGGLIGLALTWGLAGLIAMAAPSFPIVFSPTVVVVAMTLATAVGVASGFLPALSASSLDPVEALRYE, from the coding sequence GTGAAGCGCTGGTTTTATGAATTCAACGAGTCGGTGCGGATCGCCTTTGCGCAGATCCGGGCCAACAAGATGCGATCCTCGCTCACGGCGCTGGGCGTGGTGATCGGCATCGTGGCCGTGACGCTCATGGTCACCGCGATTCTCGGCATCAACAAGGGCGTCGACGACAGCTTCAAGGGCTTCGGCGACGACGTGTTCTACGTCGGAAAATGGCCGTGGAAGGACACCGAGGAATGGTGGGTGTATCGGAATCGTCGCGACATTCGCACGACCTACTCGGAGCAAATCAACGCGTGGATCAAGCGCAGCCCCGACACCGCGCTACTGCGGGCGGTGCCCAACGACAGCACCGGGGTCAATGTCGTGCGCGGCGATCTCCGCGTGAGCGGCATCTTTCTACTGGGCACGTCTCACCAGCTCTCGCTCATGTCCAAATCGGACATGGCGGAGGGACGTTTCTTCAACGAATTCGAAGATCAACAGGGATCAAAAGTCGCCGTCATCGGTTTCGACGTGGCCGACGCGTTGTTTCCCAACGAATCGCCATTGGGCCAAACCGTGCTGGTGCGCGGCGCGCCATTCCGGGTGGTCGGAGTCTCGGCCCGGCAGGGCAGTTTTCTCGGTATCTTCAGTTTCGATTCCAGCATCATCATCCCGATCAAAGCCTATCGGTATAACATCAATGGCCGCGATGAGGGCGAGGTGCGGGTGCAATACGATGTGACGCGGAGCGACGAGGCGCGCGATCAGTTGCGCGGCCTCATGCGCCGCATCCGGCAACTCGATCCGGAAGAGCGCGACGACTTTGAGATCAACGAATCCTCCACTATCCGCGAGCAGCTCGATCCGATTAAAAACGGCATCGCGACGGCCGGTTTGGTCATCACGGGACTGGCCCTGTTTGTCGGCGCGATCGGCATCATGAACATCACCTACGTGAGTGTGAAAGAACGCACCCGCGAGATCGGCACGCGCAAGGCGCTGGGGGCCCGGCGTCGTTCGATCCTGCTGCAATTTCTGGTGGAGGCGGTGTGCATCTGTCTCGTCGGCGGACTTATCGGCCTGGCGCTGACCTGGGGCTTGGCCGGCCTCATCGCGATGGCTGCACCGTCGTTTCCGATCGTTTTTTCACCCACCGTGGTGGTGGTCGCCATGACCCTCGCCACC